A genomic region of Candidatus Poribacteria bacterium contains the following coding sequences:
- a CDS encoding transposase → MHLLLHLEGILSEFRFMFNSQNFALFQAFIYGFITHTGSGTLTQLYQASGSQTRYGSFPKFLSRGSWDPDALAAHLIKYLQAIFPQWVYVYDQTQALKTGRSQWGLHFFRNFSYHSRRV, encoded by the coding sequence ATGCACCTGCTTCTCCACTTAGAAGGTATTCTATCAGAGTTTCGGTTTATGTTCAACTCCCAAAACTTTGCGCTTTTCCAAGCGTTCATCTATGGGTTTATTACCCACACAGGTTCAGGCACCTTGACGCAACTTTACCAAGCGAGTGGTTCCCAGACGCGGTATGGGTCTTTTCCAAAGTTCCTGTCGCGAGGGAGCTGGGACCCCGATGCCCTCGCCGCACATCTGATAAAATATCTTCAAGCGATATTTCCACAATGGGTCTACGTTTATGATCAAACCCAGGCGTTGAAAACGGGTCGTTCACAATGGGGGCTTCACTTCTTTCGAAACTTCAGTTATCATTCGCGTCGCGTCAA